Genomic window (Catenulispora sp. MAP5-51):
GTCTCCGGCTCGGCCAGCGCGCGGTCGCCGGAGCCGTCGATGCCGATCACGCGCATCGCGCCGGCGGCGACGTACGCCACATGCGTGCCGGCCGGGTTCGGCCGCGGGTCGGCGACGCCGGTTGGGGTTTCCAGGGCACGCACCGCCTGAGCGGCGTCGGAGGTCGTGAGGTCGGCCACAAAAAGCCGGCCGGACAGCGAGAACGCCGCGTGCCGGACCTCGGCGTCCACCGCGAAGCCGACGATGCCGGCCGCGCCCTGCCGCGACCGCTCGCGGCGGGCCTTCTCCTCCTCGGTCAGCTCTTCGCCCGCGCCGCCCAGCAGCGCGACCGGGTCCGCCACCAGCCGCTCCTCGCCGGTGGCCGGGTCCAGGACCCACAGGCACGTCGCGGTGTCGGTGCCGTGCTTGCCGCGCAGGAACGCGATCCGGGCGCCGTCCGGGGCGATGCTGAACGCCCGCGGCACGCCGAGGGTGAAGCGCTGGGTCCGGGCCGAGTGCCGCGGAAAGGAGATGTCAGCCATGCCGTCATGCTATTCGGCCCGGCTGTCACGTGAACGTTCCGGGAGTGGCGGGGAAGAGTGCGTACCCTTGCCCTATGACCGCGAACACGACCACGCAGCCGGAGGCAGCCGTGTCCCCGGCGAGCCCCACGGCCGCCCGGCGGCTGCTCCTCGTCCATGCCCATCCGGACGACGAAGTGATCGGCACCGGCGCGACGATGGCCGGTTACGCCGCCGAGGGCGTGCACGTCACGCTGGTCACCTGCACCGCGGGCGAGGAGGGCGAGATCCTGGTGCCGGAGCTGGCGCACCTGGCCGCCGACCGCGAGGACCGCCTGGCCGACGTGCGGGTCGTCGAGCTGGCGAACGCGATGACCGCGCTCGGCGTGGCCGACCACCGGTTCCTCGGCGGCGTGGGCCGCTACCGGGACTCCGGGATGATGGGGACGCCGGCCAACGACAAGCCGCGCTCGTTCTGGCACGCCGACCTCGACGAGGCCGCCGCGCATCTGGTGAAGGTGGTCCGCGAGATCCGGCCGCAGGTGCTGGTCACCTATGACGAGAACGGCGGCTACGGCCACCCGGACCACATCCAGGCGCACAGGGTCGCGATGCGCGGCGCGGAACTGGCCGCCGACCCGGCCTTCGCGCCCGAGCACGGCCCGGCCTGGGAGATCGCGAAGATCTACTGGACCGCGGTGCCCAAGTCGGTGCTCGCCGACGGGATCCGCGCGGTGCGCGAGTCCGGGGAGACCGGCTTCCTGGCCGTGGACTCGGTGGACGACCTGCCCTTCGGGACCGACGACTCGCTGGTGACCACCACGGTCGACGGCAGCGCCTACATGGAGAACAAGCGCGAGGGCATGCGCGCCTACCCCACGCAGATCTCGATGGAGCAGGGCTTCTTCGCGCTGTCGAACGCGATCGGCATGGAGTTCATGGCGCACGAGTACTACCAGCTGGTGAAGGGTGTCGCGGAGCGGTCGGACGCCCAGATGGAGAAGGACCTGTTCGCCGGCCTCGGGATCGCCGATGGCCATGGCGACGCCGATGGCGATGCTCACACCGGCGGGATCGCCGACGGGATCGGCGCCGACGGGGCCTCCCAGGACTGATGGACGTTTCGGGCGCAGCGGAGGTCGGCGTGTCGGTGGTCGTGGTGCTGGCCGGTCTGGTCGGCCTGGTGGGTCTGGTGGCGGCGGCACTGCTCGGCACCGAGTCCCCGCGCGGGCGCGTCCTGCTGATGTCCGGGCTCGGCGGGGCCGGTGTCGTGGTCGGGCTGATCGGCTCGATGATCCAGGGCTACACGATCCGCGTCGGCGGTTCCGGTCCGCGGTTGTTGGATGCCGGCGACCCGGCATCTGCCGTCGGCGGCGGCTCGGCGGGCTTCGCGTTCCCCTTCGGGTCCGTGATCGGCCTGGTGCTGCTCACAGCGCTTCTTCTGGTCGGCGGGTCGCTGCTGCGCGCACCGCGGGCGGTCGGTATCGCCGCCGGCGGCTGGCTGGTGGTGGTCGCCACGCTGATGTTCGGCGTCGGCACCTCGGGCGACGTGATCCTGGCGAACACGTCCTCGGCGCAGATCTTCGTTTATGGGGGCGTTGTCATCGCCTTCGGGGTCGGCGTGCTGGTCTTCCAGTGGCAGCTGGCCGATCGGCTCTCCACTAAGACCGTGAGCCGCTCGCGCTGAGCGCCGCCCGGTAACAAAACCGCCCAGATCCGGTCATTTCTCAAGCGGACTTGAGGCGGAATCAACCTCGCTCGATCGAGTGAAGCCGCGCCGGATTCCGGCGGGTCAGCGCCGCATGGCCGTGGCAATGTCACCCGTACGCCTCTGTGACCACCGCAGATCACAGTACTGTGATCAGAGCAATACTCTCGGTGGCCGGTGGCGCACTGCTAAATGGCACAGCTAGTAGGCACTGCCCGATGGCCCTGCGCGACCGACCTTGACAGAGGCGACCGATTTTGAACGACGAGTTTCCCCGACGCCAGGCAGACGACACCGACCCCGAGCGGCAGCCCGACTTCGGGTTCGGCGGCGCGCCGCTGTTCCGCGACGAGGTGCCGCCGGCGGCCCAGCCCGCGTACGGCCCCGGCTCCACCGGGTTCCACGACGCGTCGCAGTTCCGTGACCCCGCGCAGGGCTACGGCCAGAACGCCGATCCGCTGGGGGACTCCGGGGGCGGTTACGACGCGGTGGGGGGCGAGCCGGCGCCCGGCGACCCGCGCGGCCTCGGCCTCGACTACAGCGTCTATCACGGCCTCGACCGCGGCCTCGACTACGGCGCCGGCGGCGACTACGGGACCGGCCTCATGTCCGGCTTCGGGGGCGGCGCCGACGCGCTGAGCAGTTCCGGCGAATTCCCGGCGCAGCGCTTCGCCGGGCCCGCCGACGCGGCCGAGACCCCGGCTCCGGGCGGCTTCTCGCACCCCGGGCCGAACGCCTTCAGCGGCGGTGCGGCCACGGCCCCGGGCGGGGATCCGCAATGGGGGCCGACCGAGGGGCCGCTGCGCGTGGTGCCCGCCGAGCAGGCCAGCGCGCTGCTGCGGATCAAGCTGCCGGAGAGCCCGCCGGTGCCGTCGACCACGTTGCGCGGCGACGCCCCGATCGAGGAGGTCGTCGAGGCCTCGCAGATGCTGCACCGGGTGAGCCCGGCGAAGGCGACCGCGCTGCCCGGCGACGTGCTGGCGCTGACCACCGCGACGATGGTCGTGCCGATGCCCGGTGCCGCGTTCGGCGGCGTGCGGACCGTCCAGCGCTCGGCGCGGCTCACCGCGTCGGTGCCGCCGGACCTGGCCAGCCGGGCCGAGGCGGACCAGCTGTCGGACACCGTCGAGCAGTTCTTCGGGGACTTCGACGCCATCGGGCGCGACCTGGAGGCGCAGCGCGCGGGCAGTGTTCCGGGCGGCGGCGTGCCCGGCGTGGCCGGAGTGCCCGGGGTGCCCGGGGTGCCCACAGTGCCCGCGCAGGGCGGCTATCCCGCCGGAGCCGAGGCTTCGCAGCCCGCGCCGGTGCCCGGCCAGTACGGCCCGAGCACCCCGCCCGCCGGCCGCTACGGCGTGCCCACACAGGTTCCCGGCTACGACGCCGCGCGTCGCAGCCCGGTCGGGATGCGCTACCTCGGCGGCATCTTCCACGACTCGTCCGGCGAGTCCTCGTTCTACGACCCGTCGACCGAGTCGCTGGTGCCGATGGGGGCTGCCGCGATCCAGGCGTCGGACTTCCGGCGTACCGCGCCGCCGATCACCCGGCCGGTGCCGCCGCCGCGGACCGCTCCGGCGACGCGGGGGACAGCGGGCACTGCGATGCCTTCGCAGGCCGCACCGGCCGCACCGGCCGCACCGGCCGCACCGGCCGCACCGGCAGCGCAGGCAGCGTCGGCAGCACGGGCTGCGTCGGCCGTGCCCATGGCGCCGACGCCACCCAGGTCACCAAGGTCACCAACGTCACCAATGGCACCGACGCCACGGACGCCACCGGCCACTCCGGCCGCCGCGGTGCCGCCCCGCACCGCCCCGCGGACCGGCACGGTGCCCGCCCCGGCGCGCGCGGCCGGCCGCGCTGGCTTCGGCTCGGGCTCCGGTTCCGGCTCTCGTTCGAGAGACCACGACGGTGCCGACGACACCAAGATCCTGTCGACCGCGCACTGGTCCGACCACCACCCCGACCACCACCGGTCCCGGCGCGGGAGCCGGCGCGGCCGGGCGGCGCTGGTGTCCGGGCTGGCGGTCACGCTGGCGTTCGGCACGCTGTACGGCGCCGCCCTCGCCTTCCAGGGCCAGGTGCCCAACGGCACGGTCGTGGACGGCGTCGACATCGGCGGCATGTCGCGTACCGCGGCCGCGGCCAAGCTGTCGGCGGCGCTCGCCCCGACGCTGAACGCGCCGATCCGGCTGACCGCCGACGGCACCACGTTCCAGCTTCCGCCGGACACGTCCGGCCTGCACATCGACTACGCCGGCACGGTCGCCGCGGCCGTAGCCGGCCGCACCGATCCGGCGGTCGCCATCCCGGCGCTGGCCGGGACCGGCCGCCAGGTGTCGTTGCGGGTGAGCGTGGACCGCGCCGCGCTGACGGCCGCGCTGACCAAGCTCACCGCCGGTTTCGACAAGCCGATGGTGGACGGGAGCGTCATCTTCCCCGGCGGCGTGCCGACGCCGATCGCGCCGCGGCCGGGCCGGACGATCGATGTCGACGCGGCGGCGGACGCCGTGGTCTCGGCGTTCGACGACGGGGTCGCCGCGGTGCACCTGGCGGCGATGGGGACCCCCGGGGTCCTACCGACGGCTCCGGCCGCCTATGCGGTCGCGCCGGCGAAACCCGCGCTGTCTCCCACACATCACTCGACCGGGGCGCGCACGAAACAGCCCTCTGCGACACCTTCGTCGACACCTTCGTCGGCGCCCTCCGCGACGGATTCCCCCGGCGACAGCGCGAGCACGGCTTCGGCTCCGACGGCCACGTCGCCTTCCACGCCGGTCCCGTCCGATTCGGCCTCGGGCCAGACTCCGGCGCCGGCCATGGTTCCCTCGCCGGCACCCGCGCCCGCCGGGGCCGGCGTCCCGGTCCCGGCGGACGCCCCGGCATCGACGTCCGCCGGCGCCTTCCCCGTCGCGCCGGTCGCCCTGACGGTCCAGAACGTCCAGCCGACCGTCACCCCGGCGGCCGTCGCGCAGGCCATGCAGGACTTCGCGCGCCCGGCGATGTCCGGCTCGGTGACCCTGATCACCGGCAGCATGCGCACCGTCCTGAAGCCCGCGATCCTGGGGCGACATTTGGCGATCGAGCCGGACGGCCACGGCGGTCTGGCGCCCAAGCTCGACGGCGCCGGGATCCGCGCCGAGCTCGACCACGAAGCGCTGGCCAAGCTGGAGCAGCCGCCGACCGACGCTGGCTTCACCGTCTCCGGCGGCCAGCCGGTGCTGGCGCCGGGCAAGAACGGCGTGGGCTACGCGCCCCAGGCGATCCAGAACGCCATGCTGCCGGTGCTGACGAAGACCTCCTCGGCGCAGCGCGTGGCGACCGTTCCGATCGGTCCGCTGCCCCCGGCGCTGGGCACGGAAGCCGCGCAGGCACTCGGGATCCGCGATGTGATGGGCCTGTACACCGCGCCCTTCAGCGCCGCCACGCAGCGCACCGCCAACGTCAAGCACGCGGCGGATCTGGTGCGCGGCCAGATCCTGCAGCCGGGCCAGGTGTTCAGCCTGAACCAGGTGCTCGGCGCGCGGACCGCCGCCAACGGCTTCGTCCCGGCCTCGGGCCAGTCCGGCTCGGCCGGCGCGGCCGCCTCGGCGCAGGACGCCGGTGCCGGCACCTCGATGGTCGCCACCGCGCTGTTCAACGCCGAGTATCTGGCCGGGCTCAAGGATGTGGAGCACCATCCGCACGCCACCGTGACCGACCACTTCCCGCCGGGGATGGAGGCCGCGGTGTCGTATCCGGACGT
Coding sequences:
- the mshB gene encoding N-acetyl-1-D-myo-inositol-2-amino-2-deoxy-alpha-D-glucopyranoside deacetylase, which encodes MTANTTTQPEAAVSPASPTAARRLLLVHAHPDDEVIGTGATMAGYAAEGVHVTLVTCTAGEEGEILVPELAHLAADREDRLADVRVVELANAMTALGVADHRFLGGVGRYRDSGMMGTPANDKPRSFWHADLDEAAAHLVKVVREIRPQVLVTYDENGGYGHPDHIQAHRVAMRGAELAADPAFAPEHGPAWEIAKIYWTAVPKSVLADGIRAVRESGETGFLAVDSVDDLPFGTDDSLVTTTVDGSAYMENKREGMRAYPTQISMEQGFFALSNAIGMEFMAHEYYQLVKGVAERSDAQMEKDLFAGLGIADGHGDADGDAHTGGIADGIGADGASQD
- a CDS encoding VanW family protein, giving the protein MNDEFPRRQADDTDPERQPDFGFGGAPLFRDEVPPAAQPAYGPGSTGFHDASQFRDPAQGYGQNADPLGDSGGGYDAVGGEPAPGDPRGLGLDYSVYHGLDRGLDYGAGGDYGTGLMSGFGGGADALSSSGEFPAQRFAGPADAAETPAPGGFSHPGPNAFSGGAATAPGGDPQWGPTEGPLRVVPAEQASALLRIKLPESPPVPSTTLRGDAPIEEVVEASQMLHRVSPAKATALPGDVLALTTATMVVPMPGAAFGGVRTVQRSARLTASVPPDLASRAEADQLSDTVEQFFGDFDAIGRDLEAQRAGSVPGGGVPGVAGVPGVPGVPTVPAQGGYPAGAEASQPAPVPGQYGPSTPPAGRYGVPTQVPGYDAARRSPVGMRYLGGIFHDSSGESSFYDPSTESLVPMGAAAIQASDFRRTAPPITRPVPPPRTAPATRGTAGTAMPSQAAPAAPAAPAAPAAPAAQAASAARAASAVPMAPTPPRSPRSPTSPMAPTPRTPPATPAAAVPPRTAPRTGTVPAPARAAGRAGFGSGSGSGSRSRDHDGADDTKILSTAHWSDHHPDHHRSRRGSRRGRAALVSGLAVTLAFGTLYGAALAFQGQVPNGTVVDGVDIGGMSRTAAAAKLSAALAPTLNAPIRLTADGTTFQLPPDTSGLHIDYAGTVAAAVAGRTDPAVAIPALAGTGRQVSLRVSVDRAALTAALTKLTAGFDKPMVDGSVIFPGGVPTPIAPRPGRTIDVDAAADAVVSAFDDGVAAVHLAAMGTPGVLPTAPAAYAVAPAKPALSPTHHSTGARTKQPSATPSSTPSSAPSATDSPGDSASTASAPTATSPSTPVPSDSASGQTPAPAMVPSPAPAPAGAGVPVPADAPASTSAGAFPVAPVALTVQNVQPTVTPAAVAQAMQDFARPAMSGSVTLITGSMRTVLKPAILGRHLAIEPDGHGGLAPKLDGAGIRAELDHEALAKLEQPPTDAGFTVSGGQPVLAPGKNGVGYAPQAIQNAMLPVLTKTSSAQRVATVPIGPLPPALGTEAAQALGIRDVMGLYTAPFSAATQRTANVKHAADLVRGQILQPGQVFSLNQVLGARTAANGFVPASGQSGSAGAAASAQDAGAGTSMVATALFNAEYLAGLKDVEHHPHATVTDHFPPGMEAAVSYPDVDLKFQNDSGAPIYLWTSSTDNAVTVAVLGQKAYDSVQTETSPHYALVQPKTTYSSASASSCVADDGVPGFQVDVTRTLIKAGQDPVREVFHSSYAAQDKVVCGQAGAANGQAADGGTGGVPSGSPAGGATSSPYPPTGTQGATTSSPNTPTGTGTGTPGGGAGSGSPDGTATSGSDGSLLGGLLGGPSSHH